CAAAAGGCCAACCCCTATAAACACCAACAACCCCACTAATCCAGTTCTAATCTTCATTCTCCCCTCCCAAAATCCAAATCGCATAAAATTCCAGCAGCACCAAATAACCCGCACCTTAACCGAGCAAACACCGTACCATAAAATAATATTTTACTAAAAACAGAAAAAGGGGATAGCCCAGAACATCCACCAAAATCAAAGCTCAAACAAAAATTTCAAATAAAACAAGGTAATTAAATAAATTTTATAGCCTGTAAAAATCAAGCTATCGCGCCGACGATAGAATTTTTTTTTACATACTAAATGGGAAGAGGCGACAAAAAACAGATGGATATTTTTTTACCAGGTGGGTTCTTTTTATCCAAGCGGATCGTTCTCGGGGTTACCCGGCGACAGGGATTTGAGCTTGGCGCGCAGAGTCGGGCGGGTAATGCCGAGAATACGAGCGGCCCGGGAGATATTGCCGTGACAGTGTTCGAGAACCGTCAGGATGTGGCGAGCTTCGACTTCGCGCAAGGGCTGGAGCGGGACGTTTGCAAGCGGGCCTGGGGACGACGGAGACGGGAATAAAGCCCGGGGCTGCTGCAGGAGGTCGGCGATACAGTCATCCTGCAGGCAATCACCCTTGGCCATGACCACGGCCCGGGTGAGCACATTTTCCAGTTCCCGGATATTGCCGGGCCAGTCATATTCCATAAAACGATTGATCGCTGACAAAGGAATGCGCTGAATGTTTTTTCCCAGGTTGCGGTTGATCTTTTCCACCAGGTATTCAGCCAGCAGAGGAATATCCTCCTTGCGTTTGCGCAGCGGTGGAATCGTGATCTCAAAAACCTTGAGACGAAAATAAAGATCCTCGCGAAATTCAGCGTTTTCCACCATTCGTCCGAGATCACGATTGGTCGCGGCAATGATTCTGGCATTGAATTTTATGCGACGATTGCCGCCGACCCGCTCGAATTCACGCTCTTGTATAAAACGCAACAGCTTGGCCTGAAGATGCACCGGAATCTCGCTGATTTCATCAAGAAACAGGGTGCCGTTACCGGCCACCTCGAGTTTACCCGGTTTACTGCCGCGAGCCCCGGTAAAGCTGCCTTCTTCATAACCGAAGAGTTCGCTTTCAAATAGATTTTCGACAATCGCCGAACAATTAAGGGCGACAAAGGGCTCCCGAGCGAGAACCCCGTGATAGTGAATCGCCCTGGCCACCAGCTCCTTCCCGGTGCCGCTTTCGCCGACAATCAGAACCGTGGTCTTGATCTCGGAAAGCAGACCGATTAACTTAAAAATCTCTTTAAGTTCATTGGAGCGACCAACAATCGTGTTTTCCTTGAAATCCTCGGCCACGACCTGGACAAATTCGGATTCGGGCAAAGCACTCAAGGCTTTTTCGACAACCGCGTCCAGGGCGTCGATATCAATCGGCTTGTGCAGATAATCAAAAGCCCCCAGTTTAATCGCCTGAACCGTGGTTTCCATCTCC
This sequence is a window from Pseudomonadota bacterium. Protein-coding genes within it:
- a CDS encoding sigma-54-dependent Fis family transcriptional regulator; this translates as MSEAVKIVIVDDNLELLESLELYFREKGYRVAAAVNGEAGLELIRQSRPRVAIVDLRLPGLGGLEILRALRGDGSPCRVVVITAYQEMETTVQAIKLGAFDYLHKPIDIDALDAVVEKALSALPESEFVQVVAEDFKENTIVGRSNELKEIFKLIGLLSEIKTTVLIVGESGTGKELVARAIHYHGVLAREPFVALNCSAIVENLFESELFGYEEGSFTGARGSKPGKLEVAGNGTLFLDEISEIPVHLQAKLLRFIQEREFERVGGNRRIKFNARIIAATNRDLGRMVENAEFREDLYFRLKVFEITIPPLRKRKEDIPLLAEYLVEKINRNLGKNIQRIPLSAINRFMEYDWPGNIRELENVLTRAVVMAKGDCLQDDCIADLLQQPRALFPSPSSPGPLANVPLQPLREVEARHILTVLEHCHGNISRAARILGITRPTLRAKLKSLSPGNPENDPLG